In Oncorhynchus kisutch isolate 150728-3 linkage group LG5, Okis_V2, whole genome shotgun sequence, a genomic segment contains:
- the LOC109890223 gene encoding transmembrane protein 88B, with protein sequence MKRCFVCFYCSQQTRKYNLILTYSGVWKHLLLFWGQQFKRRLLRHSDRDTRARMCGVDVDLDEGGSGDEEKEQEFWVGEGVKMLPPPLAHSEGSAWGSRRGRCGCVACGAGMLLWNVGVVLVCVLVLMAVFTLVLLPASLLLYVGFLCHSRVLHSHSPFCRYLDDNSCSALIILGFVMMSPLVVVAAAIFCGLLRRLRLLLLFQPITRAWYRGPGLDWGGDVLAWV encoded by the exons ATGAAGcgctgttttgtttgtttttactgtTCTCAGCAAACGAGGAAATATAATCTTATTCTGACATACTCTGGAGTTTGGAAGCACCTGCTCCTATTCTGGGGTCAACAATTTAAAAGGAGACTTCTGAGGCATAGCGACAGAGACACCAGAGCGAG GATGTGTGGGGTGGACGTGGACCTGGATGAGGGGGGCTCAGGTGACGAGGAGAAGGAGCAGGAGTTctgggtgggggagggggtgaaGATGCTGCCCCCTCCCCTGGCCCACAGTGAGGGCAGCGCGTGGGGCAGCCGCCGGGGCAGGTGTGGCTGTGTGGCGTGTGGGGCGGGGATGCTGTTGTGGAACGTGGGCGTGGTCCTGGTGTGTGTCCTGGTCCTGATGGCCGTGTTCACCCTGGTCCTACTGCCCGCCTCGCTGCTGCTCTACGTCGGCTTCCTCTGCCACTCACGG GTCCTACACTCCCACTCTCCTTTCTGCCGTTACCTCGACGACAACAGTTGCTCCGCCCTTATTATCCTGGGCTTCGTGATGATGTCACCGCTGGTGGTGGTCGCGGCAGCCATCTTCTGTGGGCTGCTCCGGAGGCTGCGGCTCCTCCTGCTGTTTCAGCCAATCACACGCGCCTGGTACCGTGGACCGGGCTTGGATTGGGGAGGCGACGTCCTTGCTTGGGTCTGA